Proteins encoded by one window of Halobacteriovorax sp. GB3:
- a CDS encoding trypsin-like serine peptidase, translating into MALRMIVSLLLLGLCMDVQAGNKVIYGDDARQDLYEVSDNLYLDLAKSTAGMVSKRSLLFTPNSDKVKLRSRTLSQRGICSDDKFANQQTAPSCTGFLVAPDVLVTAGHCVRTEWDCNSQSWVFGYAHTENNSGEKIEVTKNDVYNCKQIIDRKLDRETQMDYAVIRLDREVVGREPLKLRTEGKVEVGDPLTVIGHPTGLPTKVADGAYVRANHSPVFFQANTDSFQGNSGSPVFNSETGVVEGILVRGEDDYVYNKEKGCREPKKCEMGACRGEDVTRITIINSLKNL; encoded by the coding sequence ATGGCATTAAGGATGATCGTTTCACTTTTACTACTTGGTCTATGTATGGATGTTCAGGCCGGTAATAAAGTTATTTATGGTGATGATGCTCGCCAAGATCTCTACGAGGTCAGTGACAACCTCTACCTCGACCTTGCTAAGTCAACGGCGGGAATGGTTTCTAAAAGATCACTGCTATTTACTCCGAATTCAGACAAAGTAAAACTAAGAAGTCGCACACTTTCTCAAAGAGGAATTTGTAGTGATGATAAGTTTGCTAACCAACAAACAGCTCCTTCTTGTACAGGATTTCTTGTTGCACCAGACGTTCTTGTAACAGCTGGTCACTGTGTTCGCACCGAGTGGGACTGTAACTCACAAAGCTGGGTTTTTGGATATGCTCACACTGAGAATAACTCAGGGGAAAAAATTGAAGTAACAAAGAATGATGTTTATAACTGTAAGCAAATCATCGACAGAAAATTAGATCGCGAAACTCAAATGGACTACGCGGTTATTCGTCTGGACAGAGAAGTTGTAGGAAGAGAGCCACTTAAGCTTAGAACAGAAGGTAAAGTAGAAGTAGGTGATCCACTAACAGTTATCGGTCACCCAACGGGTCTACCAACAAAGGTTGCTGATGGAGCTTATGTTCGCGCAAATCACAGCCCAGTTTTCTTTCAAGCTAATACAGACTCTTTCCAAGGAAATTCTGGATCACCCGTTTTCAACTCAGAAACAGGAGTTGTTGAAGGGATCTTAGTTCGCGGTGAAGATGATTATGTTTATAATAAAGAGAAAGGTTGTCGCGAACCAAAAAAATGTGAAATGGGTGCTTGCCGCGGTGAAGACGTTACGAGAATCACAATCATCAACTCTTTGAAAAATCTTTAA
- a CDS encoding S8 family peptidase, with product MNRLKVFSALLLLGIWPVLSQANSFSSKKFIVKYKSKKHALRMNQDPRKFMYQNSIAKTMSSDTESSLVQDDIEYVEEDIIVRHSAIPGDLGGTRDYYYYNQWALGSSSYGINAVDAWDITTGRSDIVVAVIDTGIVAHQDINDQLVQGHDFISDPAFAVDGDGRDNDPTDVGDWVQSGDSCYQGSFERSSWHGSHVAGIIAAKTANRIGIAGTAWHSKILPIRVLGKCGGYTSDIADAIRWAAGGEVSGVPSNQNPAKVINLSLGGQGSCGQYLQSAIDYARSRGSVIVVAAGNESLDLDSSDVAPANCNGVIRVASSNRSGSLSSFSNYGQRIDISAPGEGIYSLSNTGSTTSESESYVSYSGTSMAAPYVSGVVALMMSENDTLYPNQYKSIIKESANTDITCGSKGCGSGIIDAYQAILMAQNEVADSSVEDETNVQREPLSGESKIMQTSSSSGFCGSVAFSKDDDPKGALGLLLLVGLIATVIGRLRVKRSL from the coding sequence ATGAACCGACTCAAAGTGTTTTCAGCACTTCTCCTTTTAGGAATTTGGCCTGTTCTCTCGCAGGCCAATTCTTTTTCCTCCAAGAAATTCATTGTTAAGTACAAAAGTAAAAAACATGCTCTTCGCATGAATCAAGACCCTAGAAAGTTCATGTATCAAAATAGCATCGCCAAAACGATGAGCTCAGATACTGAAAGTTCTCTGGTCCAAGATGATATTGAATACGTTGAAGAAGATATCATTGTTAGACATAGTGCAATCCCTGGGGATCTCGGGGGCACTCGCGATTATTACTATTACAACCAATGGGCCTTAGGCTCTTCAAGTTACGGTATAAACGCTGTGGATGCCTGGGACATAACAACAGGCCGCTCTGATATTGTGGTGGCCGTTATTGATACGGGAATCGTCGCTCATCAAGATATTAACGATCAACTTGTTCAGGGTCATGACTTTATTTCTGATCCCGCTTTTGCCGTTGATGGAGATGGACGAGATAATGACCCAACAGATGTTGGTGATTGGGTGCAAAGTGGGGATTCATGCTATCAGGGAAGCTTTGAAAGAAGCAGCTGGCATGGGAGTCATGTGGCGGGAATTATCGCCGCTAAAACGGCCAATAGAATCGGTATTGCTGGAACGGCATGGCATTCAAAAATTCTTCCTATTCGCGTACTTGGAAAGTGTGGGGGTTATACTTCTGATATTGCCGATGCCATTCGCTGGGCCGCTGGGGGAGAAGTCTCTGGTGTTCCCTCAAACCAAAACCCTGCAAAGGTCATCAATCTTAGTCTTGGCGGGCAAGGTAGTTGTGGGCAATATCTTCAATCGGCCATCGATTACGCTAGATCTAGAGGGAGTGTGATTGTCGTTGCTGCAGGTAATGAATCTCTTGATCTCGACTCAAGTGATGTTGCTCCGGCCAATTGTAATGGCGTCATTCGTGTCGCAAGCTCAAATCGCTCTGGCTCTTTAAGTTCTTTTTCAAATTACGGACAAAGAATTGATATCTCTGCCCCTGGAGAGGGGATCTATTCTCTTTCAAACACGGGATCGACAACCTCTGAAAGTGAGTCTTATGTTTCTTATTCGGGAACGAGTATGGCCGCTCCTTATGTCTCTGGTGTTGTCGCACTGATGATGAGTGAAAACGATACTCTTTATCCAAACCAATATAAGTCGATCATAAAAGAGAGTGCCAATACGGATATAACGTGTGGTTCAAAAGGATGTGGTAGTGGAATCATTGATGCCTACCAGGCCATTTTGATGGCACAAAATGAAGTGGCCGACTCTTCTGTAGAAGATGAAACAAATGTTCAAAGAGAGCCTTTAAGTGGAGAGTCCAAAATTATGCAAACCTCTTCTAGTAGTGGTTTTTGTGGAAGTGTCGCATTTTCAAAAGACGATGATCCAAAGGGTGCTCTAGGGCTTCTACTCCTTGTTGGGCTTATTGCTACGGTGATTGGACGCTTGAGAGTAAAACGATCTCTCTAG